Proteins encoded in a region of the Candidatus Brocadia sp. genome:
- a CDS encoding coiled coil domain-containing protein, with translation MMDKRKVYIEKLTAQLKEWDAKIDILKAKYEKAEADAKIEYKKTIDSLQGKYKEMQTRLHDLETAAEDAWEDVKSGTEKAIAELKTAFNEALSKFK, from the coding sequence ATTATGGACAAGAGAAAAGTGTACATAGAAAAACTGACGGCACAGCTAAAAGAATGGGACGCAAAGATAGATATTTTAAAGGCCAAATATGAAAAGGCAGAAGCGGACGCTAAGATTGAATATAAAAAAACGATTGATTCATTACAGGGCAAATATAAAGAGATGCAGACGAGGTTGCATGATCTGGAGACAGCCGCTGAAGATGCATGGGAGGATGTAAAGTCTGGGACAGAAAAAGCTATAGCTGAACTTAAGACTGCCTTCAATGAAGCGTTATCGAAGTTCAAATGA
- a CDS encoding YHS domain-containing protein, with protein MLKKFGYSFVVVSTLIFGVCVVNTVLVGSVIAAGKETEKKDVDKDPVCGMEVNKEKAVKLEHDGKTYYFCSKMCEESFKKDPSKYLKEKEK; from the coding sequence ATGTTAAAAAAGTTTGGTTATAGTTTTGTTGTTGTGAGTACATTGATATTTGGTGTCTGTGTGGTAAACACTGTGTTGGTAGGCTCTGTTATCGCAGCCGGAAAGGAAACTGAGAAGAAGGATGTCGACAAAGACCCGGTGTGTGGTATGGAGGTGAATAAAGAAAAAGCGGTTAAACTGGAACATGACGGTAAAACTTATTATTTCTGTTCCAAGATGTGTGAAGAATCATTTAAAAAAGACCCTTCAAAGTATCTTAAAGAAAAGGAGAAATAG
- a CDS encoding mechanosensitive ion channel family protein, translated as MIQPILNQIQLILNQKYFDNTILDYLISIGIFVSSLILVRIFKIVILKRFKVWAESTKIVTSNFIISTIEKFIIPLFYFSAFYFGLTYLKLDPSVTKIIDSAIVVIITFCILRFITIIINHIISYYWSKKVGVEERITNLAAISTIVNIIIWGFGLVFLLDNLGFKISAVIAGLGIGGVAVAFAAQSVLSDFFSYFIIFFDRPFKIGDFIIVDDKMGVVENVGIKTTRISSLGGEQIVFPNSNLTNARIHNYKKMGKRRVLFKIGVTYQTPLQKLKEIPVIVKQIIESINDTIFDRVHFQSYGDFSLIFEVVYYVIGPDYNKYMDIQQEINFRIYEEFESREIKMAHPTQTVSMSGNVVIDTGKDKELIREKSLCKKADI; from the coding sequence ATGATACAACCCATTTTGAACCAAATACAACTTATTCTGAACCAAAAATACTTTGACAACACCATATTAGATTATCTTATAAGTATCGGTATTTTCGTTTCGTCGTTAATCCTTGTCAGAATATTTAAAATTGTAATTTTGAAGCGGTTTAAGGTATGGGCTGAAAGCACCAAAATTGTCACGAGCAACTTTATCATTTCGACCATTGAAAAATTCATTATCCCCCTGTTCTATTTTTCTGCTTTTTATTTTGGGTTAACTTATTTAAAGCTCGATCCATCGGTAACAAAAATCATTGATTCTGCTATTGTTGTAATCATTACTTTTTGTATTCTTCGATTTATTACCATAATTATTAATCATATCATAAGCTACTACTGGTCAAAAAAGGTTGGTGTTGAAGAGCGCATAACAAATTTGGCAGCAATATCAACTATTGTAAATATCATCATTTGGGGATTTGGTTTAGTCTTTCTTCTGGACAATCTTGGCTTTAAAATCTCAGCGGTTATTGCAGGGCTTGGAATAGGCGGTGTCGCAGTGGCATTTGCAGCACAAAGTGTGTTAAGCGATTTTTTTAGTTATTTTATAATATTTTTTGATCGCCCCTTTAAGATTGGTGATTTTATTATCGTTGATGACAAAATGGGGGTTGTAGAAAATGTCGGTATAAAGACCACGAGAATTTCAAGCCTGGGAGGCGAACAAATAGTTTTCCCCAATTCAAATCTTACAAATGCCCGTATTCATAATTATAAAAAAATGGGGAAAAGACGTGTCCTTTTTAAAATTGGCGTAACCTATCAAACACCTCTACAGAAACTAAAAGAAATACCTGTTATTGTAAAACAAATTATTGAAAGTATTAATGATACAATTTTTGATCGTGTACATTTTCAATCATACGGTGACTTTAGTTTGATTTTTGAAGTTGTATATTACGTTATTGGACCTGATTATAATAAATATATGGACATCCAGCAGGAAATTAATTTTCGTATTTATGAAGAGTTCGAATCACGTGAAATCAAAATGGCCCATCCTACTCAGACTGTATCAATGAGTGGAAATGTTGTGATTGATACGGGAAAAGACAAAGAGCTAATAAGAGAAAAATCATTATGCAAGAAGGCTGACATATAA